One genomic region from Leptospira inadai serovar Lyme str. 10 encodes:
- a CDS encoding DNA-processing protein DprA — translation MDFLTLTSPKIYSFVTRSRILSLYSSPEEVTGTLIKKLPISLRTDAETDAKLYRSSLEKLNAFIVSYYDIIYPPYLREIYDPPPNLFCIGDPSVLERKLLAVVGTRSPSPVTRLACGNLTSAISSLGYQGIVSGLAIGVDAAAMECALENNLSVLGVMGTGPDREYPYENKNLYRKMKTTAGALVVTEYPPGFQIRKYAFPRRNRIITGISDSLLVMEAPEKSGAISSAYSAVSQNREVYIFDHPAQFSNQGGKKLLSDGANEILFPLFSGQKEKFFHANDILPTNFQDLPATLSRLGKEMLDGNWIDLGNGFLRSET, via the coding sequence ATGGATTTTCTGACTTTAACTTCCCCTAAAATTTATTCGTTCGTAACTCGCTCCAGGATCCTGTCCCTTTACTCGTCGCCGGAAGAGGTAACCGGGACGCTCATTAAAAAATTACCGATAAGCTTGAGGACGGATGCGGAAACGGACGCGAAACTATATCGATCCTCTTTAGAAAAACTGAATGCATTTATCGTTAGTTATTATGACATAATTTATCCCCCCTATCTTCGGGAAATCTACGATCCTCCTCCGAATTTGTTTTGTATCGGTGATCCTTCCGTTCTGGAAAGGAAGCTACTCGCGGTCGTAGGAACCCGCTCTCCTTCTCCGGTGACCCGCTTAGCGTGCGGAAATTTAACGTCCGCGATATCATCGTTAGGTTACCAAGGGATCGTCTCAGGACTCGCAATCGGCGTCGATGCTGCCGCGATGGAATGCGCTTTGGAAAATAATCTTTCCGTTCTCGGCGTGATGGGAACGGGACCGGACCGGGAATATCCGTACGAGAACAAAAATTTATATCGAAAAATGAAAACGACCGCAGGAGCTCTTGTCGTGACCGAGTATCCGCCCGGATTTCAAATCAGAAAATATGCGTTTCCGAGGAGAAACAGAATCATCACGGGTATCAGCGATTCTTTACTCGTTATGGAAGCGCCCGAAAAAAGCGGGGCGATCTCGTCCGCGTATAGTGCGGTCTCGCAGAATCGGGAAGTTTATATTTTCGACCACCCGGCTCAATTTTCCAATCAAGGCGGAAAAAAATTGTTATCGGATGGAGCGAATGAAATTCTTTTTCCACTTTTCTCCGGACAAAAAGAAAAGTTCTTTCATGCGAACGACATTTTACCTACTAATTTTCAGGACTTGCCGGCAACGCTGAGTCGCCTTGGAAAAGAGATGTTGGACGGCAATTGGATTGATTTAGGAAACGGGTTTCTAAGATCCGAAACATAG
- a CDS encoding beta strand repeat-containing protein, with protein MYRIIKHTKRASFPILLFFLLEGCAAWPLLTGAVGLAAGKTGSGPLFFLPGSAASQPATLNRVEISSPYSSLAKTTTAPLKATAIYSDNTNADITGDANWSSADSSVIKMLSGGTAQGIQVGSTTITIEYQGKTAQIQLTVSSAPLSSLTITCTNQNSNLPKGTSRQCSLTGNFADGTAQDLTLDPSTSWSVSNSSVATVDANGLVKGVAVGSTSIRAGYQGLTASLPISISQASLVSISITPVNSSLPLGKTQQFTATGTYSDNSTQNITSQVTWTSSDTSIATIGNSSGNQGFLSTQAQGSATITAALGSVSNQTQITVTAALLESISITPANPSIAKGRTLNLVATGIFTDGSRSTITTQVTWSSDNTGIVSVDNGSGLEGRATAVNVGTANVTAAIGGISSTVSFQVTAAVLTSIQVTPDDTSIPRGTSTNLLASGIYSDGTSQNISDQVSWTTSNTSVLQLGSLNGVPKKGVLSPNSGSLGSARITATLGSISGYADITVTSAKLLSIQVDPTAPSVAKGLTKNFTATGTYTDATTQDLTTQVTWTSSNTGIATISNASGTQGTATGLSIGTSNITASLGSVTSPANTLTVTAATLQSITINPSLPSIPKGRSQNLTATGTYSDGSTSDLTTQVTWTSSDSSIAIVDNTSGNQGKASGVSQGSVSIGAAFGSISGTVTLTVTSAVLDSIQVSIVDTSIAKGTSTQAEAVGIYSDGTHSNISDQVVWTSSQTSIIQLGVLLSGPKKQLNSPNNGSQGSSRITATLNSVSGYADLSVTAPRLVSIQVDPTNPTVANGLTKNFTATGTYTDGSVQDLTSQVTWSSSNTSVATISNVSGSQGTATTLQTGTSNITAQSGSVVSPISVLTVGAATLVSITIAPSPTVSISKGLTRNFTATGHYSDNSTQDITTQVTWSSFDQTKATISNASGSQGTVTALLEGSTQISATLNSIQSSDTAVTVTAAVLQSIQVTPANSNLPKGNTTGFTANGVYSDGTTLDLTTQVTWSSSNTASATISNAGGTQGTATAVNIGSTTISAQSGSTTGSTTLTVTAAVLVSISVAPNGSSVYTGYTKNFTATGTYSDASTQDLTTQAVWASSDTSKATISNANGTQGQVTGVAAGTVTISATFGSVSGNTSLTVVYLDTTPPTVLNAVSLSPTTVRVTYSELVNAAQATTASNYKLALTSSVSGSCSNNSNFSSSLAISVSSVSGTGAVYTITLSSSQVSGTSYTLIVNKSGVQDLSAIPNSLACPNYGDFIGQEQLKVSSAACASTSSVVLNFSKPVLSGNNASGSAECSSSTECANRYKFVGTTDLGSISSAKILDGTVCNGTPADSAKVCITHALLQTGSQYTIIAANALDGDGFDNSTWGSVRNAGNSENVQASPRDRATFSGCGTSPVNFSDGPISVDPNGSTFGYLADFNSKIYTGPNNGGNGALRFAYDGSVPESVQFTFAQDTIVQNAGSGDNPRTSTNSATSRENGIAVPPYVTLGHSGCTINDATLTNGCGPDNESGRGVFTTGTLSGSPYIFIAAARTTPDGSGNYYFDYLYYSSDTSSNLGFKYIDMSTITGTVTAGTSAITVQNDRVFPGFAKPNYNGTSGFNAPDFGFISFNSADSGTGNCTAGSNCDAYDGSKGRRIRIDYMPYFGGASSSGGNNASPNWAYYVGVDSLFVFNNRIYAANGGLHAVGHNGSIIRSNTADPTTACSSQDTCANWTEIGPRTNSKWHNSATNNWFSLELAKFYDLIPADRAFAQFAEFNGNLYVTRTLCVQGTQATGFRTGPGTVAGCTDGTDGNRKAQLWKCDPTITGSATDCDSGDWSVVADDGTGFTNFGDSTNRTITMVAKNGSYLYVGFDNSSGIRIYRTNTTNPGSSSSSWTQVAGNGLTDSTNVQQIFSAVSVSVGGLNYLYLSVGKNSTPVRVYRQQNQ; from the coding sequence ATGTACCGCATAATCAAACATACGAAGCGAGCAAGCTTTCCGATCCTTTTATTTTTCCTGCTCGAAGGATGTGCCGCATGGCCCTTACTTACGGGCGCTGTCGGACTAGCAGCAGGAAAAACGGGAAGCGGACCTCTCTTTTTTTTGCCGGGGAGTGCGGCTTCTCAACCGGCCACGCTGAATAGAGTCGAAATCTCTTCCCCCTACTCCAGCCTCGCCAAAACGACCACGGCTCCTTTAAAAGCCACTGCGATTTATTCGGATAACACGAATGCGGATATAACCGGCGATGCAAATTGGTCCTCGGCGGATTCTTCCGTGATTAAAATGCTTTCGGGAGGAACGGCTCAAGGGATACAAGTCGGTTCTACCACGATAACCATCGAATACCAAGGCAAGACAGCCCAGATTCAACTTACCGTTTCTTCGGCACCGCTATCTTCTTTAACGATAACCTGCACCAATCAGAATTCGAATCTTCCCAAGGGAACCTCGCGACAATGTTCGCTTACGGGAAATTTTGCGGATGGAACGGCCCAGGATTTAACTCTCGATCCGAGCACTTCTTGGAGCGTTTCGAATTCTTCCGTCGCGACCGTCGATGCAAACGGATTAGTAAAAGGAGTTGCGGTCGGCTCGACTTCGATTCGCGCAGGATACCAAGGGCTTACGGCGAGCTTGCCGATATCGATCAGCCAAGCCTCTCTCGTCAGCATCTCGATCACACCGGTCAATTCCTCATTGCCATTAGGCAAAACCCAGCAATTTACGGCCACAGGAACCTATTCGGATAATTCCACTCAAAATATAACTTCACAAGTAACCTGGACCTCCTCCGATACTTCGATTGCTACGATCGGAAATTCATCCGGAAACCAGGGGTTTCTTTCCACCCAGGCTCAGGGCAGCGCTACGATTACGGCGGCTCTGGGCTCCGTCAGTAACCAAACTCAGATTACCGTTACGGCAGCTCTCCTGGAAAGCATTTCGATTACCCCTGCCAATCCTTCTATCGCTAAAGGTCGCACCCTCAATCTAGTTGCCACCGGGATATTTACGGATGGCAGTCGCTCCACGATCACTACGCAGGTGACCTGGTCCAGCGATAATACCGGCATCGTCTCCGTAGATAACGGCTCCGGCTTGGAAGGACGCGCAACCGCAGTGAACGTCGGAACGGCTAACGTAACTGCCGCGATTGGCGGAATTTCTTCAACCGTATCGTTTCAAGTAACCGCAGCAGTTTTGACTTCCATTCAAGTAACACCCGATGACACGTCGATTCCTCGAGGAACTTCGACAAACTTACTTGCATCGGGAATTTATTCGGACGGTACTTCGCAAAATATCAGCGATCAGGTTTCCTGGACGACCTCGAATACTTCAGTGCTACAATTAGGATCATTAAATGGCGTTCCGAAAAAAGGGGTTCTTTCTCCCAATAGCGGAAGTTTAGGCTCTGCGCGAATTACCGCAACATTAGGTAGCATCAGCGGATACGCTGACATTACGGTTACTTCCGCAAAGTTACTCTCGATTCAAGTGGATCCGACGGCTCCTAGTGTCGCCAAGGGATTAACGAAAAACTTTACGGCAACCGGAACCTACACCGATGCCACGACTCAGGATCTCACGACTCAGGTTACTTGGACTTCTTCAAATACGGGAATCGCGACGATCAGTAACGCCTCCGGCACCCAAGGAACGGCGACGGGGTTATCGATCGGAACTTCGAATATCACGGCTAGTCTTGGATCCGTAACCTCTCCTGCAAACACATTGACCGTTACGGCGGCAACTTTGCAAAGCATCACGATCAATCCGTCCCTACCGAGCATACCTAAAGGAAGAAGTCAAAATTTAACGGCAACCGGAACGTATTCGGACGGTAGCACTTCGGACCTTACGACTCAAGTGACTTGGACGAGCTCGGATTCGTCGATCGCAATAGTGGACAATACGAGCGGAAATCAAGGAAAGGCTTCGGGAGTTTCGCAGGGTAGTGTTTCGATCGGCGCCGCTTTCGGTTCCATTTCGGGCACGGTCACGCTCACCGTAACGAGCGCTGTACTAGATTCGATTCAGGTTTCCATTGTCGATACTTCGATCGCGAAAGGAACTTCTACCCAAGCGGAAGCTGTAGGAATTTACTCCGACGGGACTCATTCCAACATTAGCGACCAAGTCGTTTGGACTTCCTCTCAAACCTCGATCATTCAACTCGGTGTTCTCTTATCCGGACCTAAAAAACAACTTAACTCACCGAACAACGGTAGCCAAGGATCTTCAAGAATCACTGCCACTTTAAATTCCGTTAGCGGATATGCGGATCTTTCCGTGACCGCGCCTCGTCTGGTCTCGATTCAAGTGGATCCGACCAATCCCACGGTTGCGAACGGCTTGACCAAGAATTTCACCGCCACAGGAACCTATACGGACGGATCGGTACAGGATCTAACATCGCAAGTTACTTGGAGTTCCTCAAATACGAGCGTCGCTACGATCAGTAACGTCTCCGGCTCGCAAGGAACGGCAACCACCCTGCAAACCGGAACTTCGAATATTACCGCTCAATCGGGATCCGTCGTATCACCGATCAGCGTACTCACGGTCGGAGCTGCGACTTTAGTTAGCATTACGATCGCTCCTTCCCCGACGGTAAGTATTTCTAAAGGATTAACTCGGAATTTTACCGCAACCGGGCATTACTCGGACAACTCGACCCAGGACATAACGACTCAGGTAACTTGGTCCTCTTTTGATCAAACAAAGGCGACTATAAGTAACGCATCCGGCTCGCAAGGAACTGTAACGGCTTTATTGGAAGGGAGCACGCAAATTTCCGCGACGCTAAATTCGATCCAAAGTTCCGACACGGCAGTCACCGTAACGGCCGCAGTGCTTCAATCGATTCAAGTCACACCCGCAAACTCGAATCTTCCGAAAGGAAACACGACCGGCTTCACTGCAAACGGAGTGTACTCGGATGGAACTACCTTAGATCTGACGACGCAAGTCACTTGGAGTTCATCCAATACCGCCTCCGCAACAATTAGCAATGCCGGTGGGACACAAGGGACCGCAACTGCCGTGAACATAGGATCGACCACGATTTCCGCGCAATCGGGATCCACAACGGGATCAACCACCCTAACCGTGACCGCAGCCGTACTGGTTTCCATATCGGTTGCCCCGAACGGTTCATCCGTTTATACCGGATATACGAAAAACTTTACCGCAACCGGAACCTATTCCGATGCAAGCACACAGGATTTAACGACTCAAGCGGTTTGGGCCTCGTCCGACACTAGTAAAGCCACGATCAGCAATGCAAACGGAACCCAAGGTCAGGTCACAGGAGTAGCCGCAGGAACGGTAACGATATCGGCGACATTCGGAAGCGTCAGCGGAAATACGTCTCTTACCGTCGTATATCTGGATACTACGCCGCCGACCGTGTTAAATGCGGTATCTCTCAGCCCGACGACGGTGCGAGTCACGTATTCGGAATTGGTGAATGCGGCGCAAGCTACGACGGCTTCCAATTATAAACTGGCATTGACCTCTTCGGTCAGCGGATCTTGCTCTAACAATAGTAATTTTTCTTCGAGTTTAGCGATCAGCGTTTCGTCGGTAAGCGGAACCGGAGCCGTATATACGATTACGTTGTCCAGCTCTCAGGTTTCCGGAACAAGCTATACCTTGATCGTAAACAAATCCGGAGTTCAGGATTTATCGGCGATTCCGAATTCGCTCGCATGTCCGAATTACGGAGATTTTATCGGGCAGGAGCAGCTCAAGGTCAGCTCGGCCGCTTGCGCTTCGACCTCATCTGTCGTTCTCAATTTTTCCAAACCGGTACTTTCCGGAAACAACGCCTCGGGTTCCGCGGAATGTAGTAGCAGTACGGAATGTGCCAACCGCTATAAATTCGTCGGAACGACCGACCTAGGATCCATTTCTTCCGCGAAAATTCTAGACGGAACGGTATGCAACGGAACTCCCGCAGATTCCGCGAAAGTTTGCATTACTCACGCCTTACTCCAAACCGGATCTCAATATACGATCATAGCGGCCAATGCTCTCGACGGAGACGGATTCGATAACAGTACTTGGGGATCTGTGCGCAATGCCGGAAATTCCGAAAACGTCCAAGCCTCGCCGAGAGATAGGGCCACCTTCTCCGGATGCGGAACATCTCCGGTGAATTTTTCGGACGGTCCGATATCGGTAGATCCGAACGGATCCACGTTCGGATATCTAGCCGACTTTAATAGTAAGATTTACACCGGGCCGAATAACGGCGGAAACGGTGCACTGAGATTCGCGTATGACGGATCGGTCCCCGAATCGGTTCAATTTACGTTCGCACAAGATACGATTGTCCAAAACGCGGGTTCGGGAGACAATCCAAGGACCAGTACGAATTCCGCAACAAGTCGAGAAAATGGTATCGCTGTTCCTCCTTACGTTACCCTGGGACATTCGGGATGCACCATCAATGATGCAACTCTTACAAACGGATGCGGTCCTGATAACGAAAGCGGTCGCGGGGTATTTACGACCGGCACGTTAAGCGGATCGCCTTACATCTTCATCGCTGCGGCGAGAACCACTCCTGACGGAAGCGGAAACTATTATTTCGATTACTTATACTATTCTTCGGATACTTCCTCCAATCTCGGATTCAAATACATCGATATGTCGACGATTACGGGAACCGTGACCGCAGGAACTTCCGCAATTACGGTTCAAAACGATCGAGTCTTCCCCGGGTTTGCAAAACCGAATTATAATGGAACTTCGGGATTTAATGCACCTGATTTCGGTTTTATAAGTTTCAATTCCGCCGATTCCGGCACCGGTAATTGCACGGCAGGTTCCAATTGCGACGCCTATGATGGAAGCAAGGGCAGAAGGATCAGAATTGATTACATGCCGTATTTCGGCGGAGCTTCCAGTTCCGGAGGAAATAATGCCAGCCCGAACTGGGCCTATTATGTGGGAGTCGATTCCCTCTTCGTCTTCAATAACCGCATCTATGCCGCAAACGGCGGTCTGCATGCGGTCGGACATAACGGATCCATAATACGTTCCAATACCGCGGATCCCACTACGGCCTGTTCCTCACAGGATACATGCGCCAACTGGACCGAAATCGGACCTAGAACGAATAGCAAATGGCATAATAGCGCTACCAATAATTGGTTCTCTCTCGAACTCGCCAAATTCTACGATTTGATTCCGGCCGATCGTGCCTTCGCTCAGTTCGCCGAATTTAACGGAAATCTATATGTAACGCGGACCCTTTGCGTTCAGGGAACTCAAGCTACGGGCTTTAGAACCGGTCCTGGAACGGTCGCAGGCTGCACGGATGGAACCGACGGCAATCGAAAAGCACAGCTCTGGAAATGCGATCCTACGATCACGGGAAGTGCGACCGACTGCGATTCCGGAGATTGGAGTGTCGTTGCGGACGACGGAACAGGTTTCACAAATTTCGGAGATTCTACGAACCGCACGATCACCATGGTGGCCAAGAACGGTTCTTACTTATACGTAGGATTCGATAACTCATCGGGGATTCGAATCTATCGGACCAATACGACGAATCCGGGGAGCTCCTCCTCATCCTGGACTCAAGTGGCCGGGAACGGATTAACGGATTCTACCAACGTCCAACAGATATTCTCCGCCGTCTCCGTATCGGTAGGAGGTTTGAATTACCTGTATCTGAGCGTTGGCAAGAACAGTACACCGGTCCGTGTTTATAGGCAACAGAATCAATGA
- a CDS encoding HTTM domain-containing protein: MKSKSSLLNRIRTELSGNSPAWSLGLFRFVFGILLSFLSVRYLAYDWVEKYFLQPEFHFKYYGFSWVPLVPSWLLYPLFWILILAGIGISLGILYRICLIIYLIGFLYFNLLDVSTYLNHYYLVVLLLWIMIWVPADRCLSVSHFLETYRTGRWANPKVQNWSLWLLRFQIGCVYFFGGLAKIVPDWLFHAQPLRIWLIRNTDFPVLGKFFAYPIAGYVFSYTGLLFDLFIPFLLLKVNSRIWAYCLAIIFHTLTWKLFPIGIFPWIMSLSATLFFSPSWPLKFRNFLKKRGIFPYGELRNLFQVAWQKLPIRFRFDSAGFFLKALLFLEKPDLWGRNLYYKFPKYDPKTIHRIGILFWSTYILLQILLPVRHFLYPGNHLWTEQGFRFAWHIMLIQKNGIASFRVTNLRSGEVHFVLPESHLTEFQKTMMSTQPDLVLQFAHYLGEKEKRRTGDDVAVYADITVSLNGKKSRTFIDPARDLMKVKEGFSNKDWILSDEK; this comes from the coding sequence ATGAAATCGAAGTCTTCATTACTCAATAGGATTCGAACGGAGCTATCGGGTAATTCTCCTGCATGGTCGCTTGGTTTATTCCGATTTGTCTTCGGAATTCTCTTGTCTTTCCTATCGGTAAGGTATCTTGCCTATGATTGGGTGGAAAAATATTTTTTACAGCCCGAATTTCACTTCAAATATTACGGATTCTCTTGGGTTCCGCTAGTACCGAGCTGGCTATTATATCCTCTCTTCTGGATATTGATTCTTGCGGGAATAGGAATCTCCCTAGGAATTCTCTATAGAATTTGTCTTATCATCTATCTGATCGGTTTTCTTTATTTCAATTTACTGGACGTATCCACTTATTTAAACCACTATTACCTAGTCGTCCTCCTGCTTTGGATTATGATCTGGGTTCCCGCGGATAGATGTCTATCTGTCTCCCATTTCTTGGAGACCTATAGAACCGGACGATGGGCAAATCCAAAGGTCCAAAATTGGTCGCTCTGGCTCTTGCGGTTTCAGATAGGTTGCGTTTATTTTTTCGGCGGACTTGCCAAGATTGTCCCGGATTGGCTTTTTCATGCCCAGCCTTTAAGAATCTGGTTGATTCGGAATACGGATTTTCCTGTGCTCGGAAAATTCTTCGCATATCCGATCGCGGGTTACGTTTTCAGTTATACCGGATTGTTATTCGACCTTTTTATTCCGTTCCTGCTTTTAAAGGTAAACTCCCGTATATGGGCGTATTGTCTCGCGATTATTTTTCACACGTTAACCTGGAAGCTTTTCCCGATCGGAATATTTCCTTGGATCATGTCGCTCTCAGCCACCCTATTCTTCTCCCCTTCCTGGCCGTTAAAGTTCAGAAACTTTCTGAAAAAAAGAGGGATCTTTCCCTACGGCGAACTCAGAAATCTCTTCCAGGTAGCTTGGCAAAAATTGCCGATTCGATTTCGCTTCGATTCGGCGGGATTCTTTCTAAAAGCGCTCCTTTTCCTGGAAAAACCGGATCTCTGGGGACGCAATCTATATTATAAATTTCCAAAGTATGATCCGAAAACGATTCATAGAATAGGAATATTGTTTTGGTCTACTTACATTCTTCTACAGATTCTTTTACCGGTAAGGCATTTTTTGTATCCGGGAAACCATCTTTGGACGGAGCAAGGATTTCGGTTCGCGTGGCATATCATGTTGATTCAGAAAAACGGAATCGCGTCTTTTCGGGTGACGAATTTAAGATCGGGAGAAGTTCACTTCGTTCTTCCCGAATCGCATCTCACCGAATTTCAAAAAACCATGATGAGCACCCAGCCGGATTTGGTTCTACAATTCGCCCATTATTTGGGGGAAAAAGAAAAACGGAGGACCGGGGACGATGTCGCAGTTTATGCCGACATAACCGTTTCTCTGAACGGAAAAAAAAGTAGAACGTTCATAGACCCTGCAAGAGATCTTATGAAAGTAAAAGAAGGATTCTCGAATAAAGATTGGATTCTTTCGGACGAGAAATAG
- a CDS encoding tetratricopeptide repeat protein gives MKKLTLNLLTLYSALLIVGFVSACKNLSKFASKSTYKPPTVEDLDAWKRRLAMDEAEIIELEKKIRELASKTRSAGALSWKIAQGYMKIGDYDLAAKYYNKALKEESEGKRSEVVGADVHFFESALPYFDRALLQMPVDQQLLFETGLAYANASKDRGWEPARRQSAIEIFQALTRQDPRDSRFPFQLALIYFDSSMVDSAWEGISAGFHDQEKAFVILDSILKKEPRNIPTRFAKANFLYRLGQSEAAKDEYLYIKSTLESLKKDGFIKESLEENDSYRNVQEDLKKLSAQEK, from the coding sequence ATGAAAAAATTAACTTTGAACCTCCTAACCTTATATTCTGCTCTTCTCATTGTAGGCTTCGTTTCCGCGTGCAAAAATTTAAGTAAATTCGCCTCCAAAAGCACGTATAAGCCTCCGACGGTCGAGGACTTGGACGCTTGGAAGCGGCGCTTAGCGATGGACGAAGCCGAAATCATCGAGTTAGAAAAGAAAATTCGAGAACTCGCTTCCAAGACCCGGTCGGCGGGAGCTCTGAGCTGGAAGATCGCGCAAGGATATATGAAAATCGGGGATTATGATCTTGCGGCCAAATATTATAATAAAGCTCTCAAGGAAGAATCGGAAGGAAAACGATCCGAAGTCGTCGGAGCCGATGTTCATTTCTTCGAATCCGCACTTCCGTATTTTGACAGAGCCCTATTGCAAATGCCTGTCGACCAGCAATTATTGTTCGAAACGGGTCTGGCTTATGCAAATGCATCTAAAGATCGAGGCTGGGAACCGGCGCGCAGACAGTCTGCAATCGAAATTTTTCAGGCTTTAACTCGCCAAGATCCTCGCGATTCGAGATTCCCGTTTCAACTGGCATTGATCTATTTCGATTCTTCCATGGTGGATTCCGCCTGGGAAGGAATCAGTGCCGGGTTTCACGACCAGGAAAAAGCGTTCGTAATTTTGGATTCGATTCTAAAAAAAGAACCCCGGAACATTCCTACAAGATTCGCGAAAGCCAATTTTTTGTACAGGCTCGGCCAATCCGAGGCGGCAAAGGACGAATACTTATACATTAAATCCACATTAGAAAGTCTTAAAAAAGACGGGTTCATCAAGGAAAGCCTGGAAGAGAACGATTCGTATCGAAACGTTCAGGAAGACTTAAAGAAACTTAGTGCGCAGGAAAAGTAA
- a CDS encoding cytochrome-c peroxidase: protein MMKRRLIAMTGFLLFAILACGPSEKTKLLMEDAKRNFGTIPAKMPGSQNDTPELVKLGEKLYFEKKLSINDSQACSSCHNVSGKGAGVDNLPTSPGALGKNGDRNSPTSLNAGFHVAQFWDGRAADLKAQAKGPILNPGEMAMPSEAAVEKKLSEIPEYVELFAKAFPKQEKKITYDNLAEAIAAFERTLITKDRFDEFQSGNPRALSSEEQKGLDAFISNGCIQCHNGPLLGGNSFRKLGQVHPYENVEDKGRFTLTKNQADLYVFKVPSLRNVALTGPYFHDGKVKTLDEAVKKMAFIQLGKELSNEEIGSIVNFLKALSDKNRSN, encoded by the coding sequence ATGATGAAAAGACGCCTTATCGCGATGACTGGTTTCCTTCTATTCGCAATTTTGGCCTGCGGTCCGTCCGAAAAGACGAAATTACTGATGGAAGACGCAAAAAGAAACTTCGGGACGATTCCGGCAAAAATGCCCGGATCGCAAAATGACACGCCTGAATTGGTGAAACTCGGAGAAAAACTCTACTTCGAAAAGAAACTCTCCATAAACGATTCGCAAGCCTGTAGTTCTTGTCATAACGTCAGTGGAAAAGGAGCGGGAGTCGATAATCTACCCACGTCTCCGGGCGCACTGGGCAAAAATGGGGATAGGAATTCTCCTACTTCTTTGAATGCCGGATTTCATGTGGCACAATTTTGGGATGGAAGAGCCGCGGATTTAAAAGCTCAGGCTAAAGGACCGATCCTAAATCCTGGAGAAATGGCAATGCCTTCCGAAGCGGCTGTGGAAAAGAAACTTTCGGAGATACCGGAATACGTGGAATTATTCGCCAAAGCGTTTCCGAAACAGGAAAAGAAAATTACGTATGACAATCTGGCCGAAGCGATTGCCGCATTCGAAAGAACTCTGATCACGAAAGATCGTTTTGATGAGTTCCAAAGCGGAAACCCACGAGCCTTAAGTTCGGAAGAGCAAAAAGGATTAGACGCATTTATTTCTAACGGATGCATCCAATGTCATAACGGTCCGCTTTTAGGCGGAAATTCTTTCCGAAAATTAGGACAAGTCCATCCCTATGAAAATGTGGAAGACAAAGGAAGATTTACTTTAACGAAAAACCAAGCGGACCTTTACGTGTTTAAGGTTCCTTCTTTACGAAATGTCGCATTAACCGGGCCATACTTTCATGACGGAAAAGTGAAGACCTTGGACGAAGCTGTGAAGAAGATGGCGTTTATTCAACTAGGAAAGGAACTTTCCAACGAAGAAATCGGTTCGATCGTTAATTTCTTGAAAGCATTATCCGATAAAAATCGGTCTAACTAG